In a single window of the Saccharothrix australiensis genome:
- the dnaB gene encoding replicative DNA helicase codes for MALVDDRGMAEPGFERQPPQDLAAEQSVLGGMLLSKDAIADVVEVLAPNDFYRPAHQAVYDCILDLYGRGEPADPITVSAELERRGELLRVGGAPYLHTLIATVPTAANASYYAEIVAEKAVLRRLVEAGTRIVQLGYNGAEGADVDEVVDRAQAAIYEVTERRTTEDYVVLEELLQPTMDEIDAIASRGGSSLGIPTGFADLDELTNGLHPGQMIIVAARPGVGKSTLGLDFARSCSVKHGLTSAIFSLEMSRTEIVMRMLSAEARIRLGDMRGGRMSDDDWTRLARRMSEISEAPLFVDDSPNLTMMEIRAKARRLKQRHDLRLVVVDYLQLMSSGKRSESRQQEVSEFSRNLKLIAKELEVPVIAISQLNRGPEQRTDKRPQLSDLRESGSLEQDADMVILINRPDAWERDDPRAGEADLIIAKHRAGPTATITVAHQLHYSRFADLAQG; via the coding sequence CCCGGTTTCGAACGGCAGCCGCCACAGGACCTGGCCGCGGAGCAGTCCGTGCTGGGCGGGATGCTGCTGAGCAAGGACGCCATCGCCGACGTCGTCGAGGTGCTCGCGCCCAACGACTTCTACCGGCCCGCGCACCAGGCGGTGTACGACTGCATCCTCGACCTCTACGGGCGGGGCGAGCCCGCCGACCCGATCACGGTGTCGGCGGAGCTGGAGCGCCGGGGCGAGCTGCTGCGCGTGGGCGGCGCGCCGTACCTGCACACGCTGATCGCGACCGTGCCGACCGCCGCGAACGCCTCCTACTACGCCGAGATCGTGGCGGAGAAGGCCGTGCTGCGGCGGCTGGTGGAGGCGGGCACCCGGATCGTCCAGCTCGGGTACAACGGCGCGGAGGGCGCCGACGTGGACGAGGTCGTCGACCGCGCGCAGGCCGCCATCTACGAGGTCACCGAGCGCCGCACGACCGAGGACTACGTGGTGCTGGAGGAGCTGCTCCAGCCGACGATGGACGAGATCGACGCCATCGCCTCGCGCGGCGGCTCGTCGCTGGGCATCCCCACGGGCTTCGCCGACCTGGACGAGCTGACCAACGGCCTCCACCCCGGCCAGATGATCATCGTGGCGGCCCGCCCCGGTGTCGGCAAGTCCACCCTGGGCCTCGACTTCGCCCGGTCGTGCTCGGTGAAGCACGGCCTGACCAGCGCGATCTTCTCGCTGGAGATGAGCCGCACCGAGATCGTCATGCGGATGCTGTCCGCCGAGGCCCGCATCCGGCTCGGCGACATGCGCGGTGGCCGGATGAGCGACGACGACTGGACCAGGCTGGCCAGGCGGATGAGCGAGATCAGCGAGGCGCCGCTGTTCGTCGACGACTCGCCGAACCTGACCATGATGGAGATCAGGGCCAAGGCCAGGCGCCTCAAGCAGCGCCACGACCTGCGCCTGGTGGTGGTCGACTACCTCCAGCTGATGTCGTCGGGCAAGCGCAGCGAGTCGCGCCAGCAGGAGGTCTCGGAGTTCTCCCGGAACCTGAAGCTCATCGCGAAGGAGCTGGAGGTGCCGGTCATCGCGATCAGCCAGCTGAACCGCGGCCCGGAGCAGCGGACCGACAAGCGGCCCCAGCTGTCGGACCTGCGCGAGTCCGGTTCGCTGGAGCAGGACGCCGACATGGTGATCCTGATCAACCGCCCGGACGCGTGGGAGCGCGACGACCCGCGGGCGGGCGAGGCGGACCTGATCATCGCGAAGCACCGCGCCGGCCCGACCGCGACCATCACGGTGGCCCACCAGCTGCACTACAGCCGGTTCGCCGACCTCGCCCAGGGCTGA
- a CDS encoding MerR family transcriptional regulator, whose amino-acid sequence MRIGELSTRTRTPMRLLRYYEEQGLIESARLPNGYRDYEEYVVDRVLQVRGLLDVGLPTRIIKQILPCLNTPRTIHMPYVTPDMVATLERERDRMAEKIECLTKNHQAITDYLDAVRRNIRAS is encoded by the coding sequence ATGCGGATCGGTGAGCTGTCGACGCGCACCCGGACCCCGATGAGGTTGCTGCGCTACTACGAGGAGCAGGGGCTGATCGAGTCAGCTCGACTGCCCAACGGATACCGGGACTACGAGGAGTACGTCGTCGACCGGGTTCTCCAGGTACGAGGTCTGCTCGATGTAGGGCTGCCCACACGGATCATCAAGCAGATCCTGCCCTGCCTGAACACCCCCCGCACGATCCACATGCCCTACGTCACGCCGGACATGGTCGCGACGCTCGAACGTGAACGCGACCGCATGGCCGAAAAAATCGAATGCCTCACCAAGAACCACCAGGCCATCACCGACTACCTCGACGCCGTGCGCCGAAATATCCGAGCCTCCTAA
- a CDS encoding MFS transporter, with amino-acid sequence MSPIDDKAMSRPGTLPLHSTTNARLPLAGLLALATTGFITLLTETMPAGVLPEMSRDLGVSETAAGQSVTAFAIGAILAAIPLTAATTGWPRRHLLLVAIAGFAIANTVTALSESLALTLAARFLGGIVGGLLWALLAGYTRRMVPPHQRGKAMAIAMAGGTVALSVGVPAAALLAKLVEWRYAFGIMTALTLALIVWVVAAVPNFPGQPKGSRLPLARTFRIPGVAPVLLVTLTFVLAHNTLYTYIAPFLTPLGMAGQVDAVLLTFGLVSLVSIWIAGALIHRHLRLLMILACVLFATFAVLLGFFSSAPALVYAGAALWGLAFGGTSTLLQTAVAEAAGDAGDVAQALLTTGWNVGIAGGGVIGGLVLGGLDASWLSWVALALLVPALATVLTAREHGFTKGELGSR; translated from the coding sequence ATGTCACCCATCGATGATAAGGCCATGTCACGACCAGGTACTCTGCCACTTCACTCGACAACGAACGCCCGGCTCCCGCTGGCGGGTCTGCTGGCCTTGGCCACCACCGGGTTCATCACGCTCCTGACCGAGACGATGCCCGCCGGGGTGCTTCCCGAGATGAGCCGAGACCTGGGGGTGAGCGAGACTGCTGCCGGGCAGAGCGTCACCGCCTTCGCGATCGGGGCGATCCTCGCCGCGATCCCGCTCACCGCGGCGACGACCGGCTGGCCGCGCCGACACCTGCTGCTGGTGGCCATCGCAGGATTCGCGATCGCCAACACCGTCACCGCGCTCTCCGAGAGCCTCGCGCTCACGCTGGCCGCCCGGTTCCTCGGCGGCATCGTCGGCGGGCTGCTCTGGGCGCTGTTGGCCGGGTACACGCGACGGATGGTTCCCCCACATCAGCGCGGCAAGGCGATGGCGATCGCGATGGCGGGCGGAACCGTTGCCCTGTCCGTCGGAGTTCCTGCTGCCGCGCTCCTGGCCAAGCTCGTCGAGTGGCGGTACGCGTTCGGGATCATGACCGCCCTCACGCTCGCGTTGATCGTGTGGGTCGTCGCGGCGGTGCCGAACTTCCCCGGACAACCCAAGGGCTCACGGCTCCCGCTCGCCCGCACCTTCCGAATTCCCGGCGTAGCGCCCGTGCTCCTCGTGACCCTCACGTTCGTGCTCGCCCACAACACCCTCTACACCTACATCGCCCCGTTCCTCACGCCGCTCGGCATGGCAGGTCAAGTCGACGCCGTGCTGCTCACCTTCGGCCTGGTGTCGCTGGTGAGCATCTGGATCGCCGGAGCGCTCATCCACCGGCACCTGCGCCTCCTCATGATCCTCGCGTGTGTGCTCTTCGCGACGTTTGCGGTTCTGCTCGGCTTCTTCTCCAGCGCGCCTGCGCTCGTCTACGCCGGCGCAGCGCTCTGGGGGCTCGCGTTCGGCGGCACTTCCACCCTGCTGCAGACCGCGGTCGCCGAAGCAGCGGGCGACGCCGGCGATGTCGCCCAAGCACTCCTCACCACCGGGTGGAACGTCGGGATCGCCGGTGGTGGCGTCATCGGAGGTCTCGTCCTCGGCGGATTGGACGCATCCTGGCTGAGTTGGGTCGCGCTCGCACTGCTCGTCCCTGCACTCGCCACTGTGCTCACGGCACGCGAACACGGGTTCACCAAGGGGGAACTCGGCAGCCGCTGA